One region of Streptomyces sp. CG4 genomic DNA includes:
- a CDS encoding alpha/beta hydrolase, translating into MANPSRLRAAALTTTALLLSALLAGCGDGAGQDGDLSAQQLDWKDCPAPSEAEGGGAAPSPLPGGGAWQCATMKAPLDWSRPKGDTIDIALIRAKASGPASRRIGSLVFNFGGPGGSGVTTLPAFGEDYAALRTRYDLVSFDPRGVGRSAPVKCESDAQLDVYFQQDATPDNNAERTALVNRTKQFNAACEKNSQQIIPHVATTDAARDMDLMRQVLGDDKLHYFGISYGTELGGVYAHLFPKNVGRAVLDGVVDPTENAEQSALGQAKGFQLALDNFAQDCTSKTSECPIGNTAQDVKDRIAKLLNDLEKKPIPGIAPRRLTQTAATNGIAQSLYSKDFWEYLTEGLERAYEGDGKILMLLSDSMNGRSENGEYSNITAANTAINCADEKPRYTADYVQQKLPEFRAASPLFGDYLAWGMVSCTDWAVPGAADHPDVSAPGSAPILVVGNTGDPATPYEGAQKMVEALGKGVGVELTYKGQGHGAYDSKDKCVQSAVNDYLLDGKEPKTGAVCS; encoded by the coding sequence ATGGCGAATCCCTCCCGGCTGCGCGCCGCCGCCCTGACCACCACCGCTCTGTTGCTCTCCGCCCTGCTGGCCGGTTGCGGCGACGGCGCCGGCCAGGACGGCGACCTCTCGGCGCAGCAGCTGGACTGGAAGGACTGCCCGGCTCCGTCCGAGGCGGAGGGCGGCGGCGCCGCCCCGTCGCCGCTGCCGGGCGGCGGCGCCTGGCAGTGCGCCACCATGAAGGCGCCGTTGGACTGGAGCCGTCCCAAGGGCGACACCATCGACATCGCCCTGATCCGCGCCAAGGCCAGCGGCCCCGCGAGCCGGCGGATCGGCTCGCTGGTCTTCAACTTCGGCGGGCCCGGCGGCAGCGGTGTCACCACGCTGCCCGCGTTCGGCGAGGACTACGCCGCCCTGCGCACCCGCTACGACCTGGTCAGCTTCGATCCGCGCGGGGTCGGCCGCAGCGCACCGGTGAAGTGCGAGAGCGACGCCCAGCTGGACGTGTACTTCCAGCAGGACGCGACCCCCGACAACAACGCCGAGCGCACCGCGCTGGTGAACCGCACCAAGCAGTTCAACGCGGCCTGTGAGAAGAACTCGCAGCAGATCATTCCCCACGTGGCGACCACGGACGCGGCCCGCGACATGGACCTGATGCGCCAGGTCCTCGGCGACGACAAGCTGCACTACTTCGGCATCTCCTACGGCACCGAACTCGGCGGCGTCTACGCCCACTTGTTCCCCAAGAACGTCGGCCGTGCCGTGCTCGACGGCGTCGTCGACCCCACGGAGAACGCCGAGCAGAGCGCGCTCGGACAGGCCAAGGGCTTCCAGCTCGCGCTCGACAACTTCGCCCAGGACTGCACCTCGAAGACCTCGGAGTGCCCGATCGGCAACACCGCGCAGGACGTGAAGGACCGCATCGCGAAACTCCTCAACGACCTGGAGAAGAAGCCGATCCCGGGCATCGCGCCCCGCCGGCTCACCCAGACCGCCGCGACCAACGGCATCGCGCAGTCCCTGTACTCCAAGGATTTCTGGGAGTACCTCACCGAGGGCCTGGAGCGGGCGTACGAGGGCGACGGCAAGATTCTGATGCTGCTGTCCGACTCGATGAACGGCCGGAGCGAGAACGGCGAGTACAGCAACATCACCGCGGCGAACACCGCCATCAACTGTGCCGACGAAAAGCCGCGGTACACCGCCGACTACGTACAGCAGAAGCTGCCCGAGTTCCGTGCCGCCTCCCCGCTGTTCGGGGACTATCTGGCCTGGGGCATGGTCAGCTGCACCGACTGGGCCGTGCCGGGCGCCGCTGACCATCCCGACGTCAGCGCCCCCGGCTCGGCGCCCATCCTCGTCGTCGGCAACACCGGCGACCCGGCCACCCCGTACGAGGGCGCGCAGAAGATGGTCGAGGCGCTCGGCAAGGGCGTCGGCGTCGAGCTCACGTACAAGGGCCAGGGGCACGGTGCGTACGACAGCAAGGACAAGTGCGTACAGAGCGCGGTGAACGACTACCTGCTGGACGGCAAGGAGCCGAAGACCGGCGCGGTCTGTTCCTGA
- a CDS encoding NAD(P)H-dependent oxidoreductase — protein MPTDSLPGPLRFLIFGAALRADSTNARLASLVARLISDTGAAVDLASMRDFDMPLYDGDMETGEGLPHGALALRDRLEQSDALVISSPEYNASVPGVLKNAIDWVSRVRPQPFKTKHALLVSASPSLVGGNRGLWALRIPLEHLGTRVYPDMFSVANSYQAFAEDGTLADPGLQQRLSETVSGFLSLVEADVRYVCLERRWYEFLGDRTEAAITQRAEK, from the coding sequence ATGCCCACGGACTCGCTTCCCGGCCCGCTGCGGTTCCTGATCTTCGGCGCGGCCCTGCGGGCCGATTCGACCAACGCCCGTCTCGCCTCCCTCGTGGCCCGGCTCATCTCCGACACCGGTGCCGCCGTCGACCTCGCCAGCATGCGCGATTTCGACATGCCCTTGTACGACGGTGACATGGAGACCGGCGAAGGGCTGCCGCACGGCGCCCTCGCCCTGCGCGACCGGCTAGAGCAGAGCGACGCCCTCGTCATTTCCTCGCCGGAGTACAACGCCTCCGTGCCGGGAGTGCTGAAGAACGCGATCGACTGGGTCTCGCGTGTCCGGCCGCAGCCGTTCAAGACCAAGCACGCGCTGCTCGTCTCCGCCTCGCCGTCGCTGGTCGGCGGCAACCGCGGGTTGTGGGCTCTGCGGATTCCCCTGGAACACCTGGGCACCCGTGTCTACCCGGACATGTTCAGCGTGGCCAACAGCTACCAGGCCTTCGCCGAAGACGGAACGCTGGCCGATCCGGGGCTGCAACAACGTCTCAGCGAGACCGTGTCGGGTTTCCTCAGCCTCGTCGAAGCGGACGTGCGCTACGTCTGCCTCGAACGCCGTTGGTACGAGTTTCTGGGAGACCGTACCGAGGCGGCCATCACCCAGCGGGCCGAGAAGTGA